The following are encoded in a window of Trichomycterus rosablanca isolate fTriRos1 chromosome 13, fTriRos1.hap1, whole genome shotgun sequence genomic DNA:
- the LOC134325786 gene encoding rho-related GTP-binding protein RhoB, producing the protein MAAIRKKLVVVGDGACGKTCLLIVFSKDEFPEVYVPTVFENYVADIEVDSKQVELALWDTAGQEDYDRLRPLSYPDTDVILMCFSVDSPDSLENIPEKWVPEVKHFCPNVPIILVANKKDLRNDENVRNELARMKQEPVKAEDGRAMAVRIGAYEYLECSAKTKEGVREVFETATRAALQKRTRPSAGCTQCCKLL; encoded by the coding sequence ATGGCTGCTATCCGAAAGAAGCTGGTGGTGGTCGGGGACGGAGCCTGCGGTAAAACGTGTCTCCTGATCGTCTTCAGCAAGGACGAGTTCCCCGAGGTTTACGTCCCCACGGTGTTTGAGAATTATGTGGCAGACATCGAAGTGGACAGCAAGCAAGTGGAGCTGGCCCTGTGGGACACTGCGGGTCAGGAAGACTACGATCGCCTGCGCCCTCTGTCCTACCCTGATACGGACGTGATCCTCATGTGCTTTTCAGTGGACAGTCCTGATTCTCTGGAGAACATCCCGGAAAAGTGGGTGCCCGAGGTCAAGCACTTCTGCCCTAACGTGCCGATCATCCTGGTGGCGAATAAGAAGGACTTGCGCAATGATGAAAACGTGCGCAACGAGCTGGCGCGTATGAAACAGGAGCCGGTAAAGGCGGAGGACGGGCGCGCCATGGCGGTGCGCATCGGGGCTTACGAGTACCTCGAGTGCTCAGCTAAAACCAAAGAGGGGGTGCGGGAGGTGTTCGAGACTGCCACCCGAGCTGCACTGCAGAAAAGAACAAGACCCTCTGCTGGGTGCACCCAGTGCTGCAAACTTCTCTGA